A single region of the Nocardioides aquaticus genome encodes:
- a CDS encoding DUF2237 family protein, whose amino-acid sequence MSERNVLGGELEPCGTDPMTGFFRDGCCRTGEQDQGSHTICAVATAEFLDHQRSIGNDLSRPMPAYSFPGLVPGDRWCVTALNWARAHRDGVAAPVVLASTNEAVLRLVPLELLQQHAVDVPSDPSGLV is encoded by the coding sequence GTGAGCGAGCGCAACGTCCTCGGCGGCGAGCTGGAGCCCTGCGGCACCGACCCGATGACCGGGTTCTTCCGCGACGGGTGCTGCCGCACCGGCGAGCAGGACCAGGGCAGCCACACGATCTGCGCGGTCGCCACCGCGGAGTTCCTGGACCACCAGCGCAGCATCGGCAACGACCTGTCTCGGCCGATGCCGGCGTACTCGTTCCCCGGCCTCGTACCGGGGGACCGCTGGTGCGTCACGGCCCTCAACTGGGCGCGGGCCCACCGCGACGGCGTGGCGGCCCCGGTGGTGCTCGCCTCCACCAACGAGGCCGTGCTGCGGCTGGTGCCGCTCGAGCTCCTGCAGCAGCACGCGGTGGACGTGCCCTCCGATCCGAGCGGGCTCGTCTGA
- a CDS encoding SatD family protein: MVVLHTLIGDVVDSRSIEDRAAFQDHLATVLDQVTAALRPEQPLEPTVGDELQGAFTSVSDAVLASLLVRLALLPAYDVRCGLGHGEVAVHGRRRPLLQDGPGWWTARDALDVLGRPRRAAQRTWYVGPDQGRVNAFLLTRDALVDRLGPRGQRLLAAAVTGASQVEIAAAEGISRSAVSQQFARGVGALREAHLSFAAGEGDIESEGDRG, encoded by the coding sequence ATGGTCGTCCTGCACACCCTGATCGGCGATGTCGTGGACTCCCGGTCGATCGAGGACCGCGCCGCGTTCCAGGACCACCTCGCGACCGTGCTCGACCAGGTCACGGCCGCGCTGCGGCCCGAGCAGCCACTCGAACCCACGGTCGGCGACGAGCTCCAGGGCGCCTTCACCTCGGTCTCCGACGCCGTGCTCGCCTCGTTGCTGGTCCGGCTCGCGCTGCTGCCGGCGTACGACGTGCGGTGCGGGCTCGGCCACGGGGAGGTCGCCGTGCACGGCCGGCGCCGTCCGCTGCTGCAGGACGGCCCCGGGTGGTGGACGGCCCGCGACGCCCTCGACGTGCTCGGACGGCCGCGTCGCGCGGCCCAGCGCACCTGGTACGTCGGCCCCGACCAGGGGCGCGTCAACGCCTTCCTGCTGACCAGGGACGCCCTGGTGGACCGGCTCGGCCCCCGGGGACAGCGGCTGCTCGCCGCCGCCGTCACCGGCGCGAGCCAGGTCGAGATCGCCGCGGCCGAGGGCATCAGCCGGTCCGCGGTGAGCCAGCAGTTCGCGCGGGGTGTCGGTGCCCTGCGCGAGGCTCATCTCAGCTTCGCCGCCGGCGAGGGCGACATCGAGAGCGAGGGGGACCGCGGGTGA
- a CDS encoding pyridoxamine 5'-phosphate oxidase family protein, which yields MRWEAPGATPVTEQRSAHEHHPGPHPGPHRGLHPGTPARGALSEMTTEQCWEHLARGTVGRMAYVDRDGPVIVPLNYRVAEGRIWVRTASYDQLAIHLPHQQAAFEVDHVDEHAHTGWSVLVRGHAEHVVAGPGETPGDWPDPAPWPEGLRWMTFALFPTTVTGRVLHQADVSPATGQGRPGSIQRHPATPAGPASR from the coding sequence GTGAGGTGGGAAGCACCGGGCGCCACGCCCGTCACCGAGCAGAGGAGCGCGCATGAGCACCACCCCGGCCCCCACCCCGGCCCCCACCGCGGCCTCCACCCCGGCACCCCCGCCCGCGGGGCGCTGAGCGAGATGACGACGGAGCAGTGCTGGGAGCACCTGGCGCGCGGCACCGTGGGCCGGATGGCCTACGTCGACCGCGACGGCCCGGTGATCGTGCCGCTGAACTACCGCGTCGCGGAGGGCCGGATCTGGGTCCGCACCGCCTCCTACGACCAGCTGGCCATCCACCTGCCCCACCAGCAGGCCGCCTTCGAGGTCGACCACGTCGACGAGCACGCGCACACCGGCTGGAGCGTGCTGGTGCGCGGGCACGCCGAGCACGTCGTGGCCGGGCCCGGCGAGACGCCGGGCGACTGGCCCGACCCCGCGCCGTGGCCCGAGGGCCTGCGCTGGATGACGTTCGCGCTGTTCCCCACCACCGTCACCGGGCGGGTCCTGCACCAGGCCGACGTCTCCCCCGCCACCGGCCAGGGCCGGCCCGGCAGCATCCAGCGGCACCCGGCGACACCCGCGGGACCCGCGTCCCGGTGA
- a CDS encoding GNAT family N-acetyltransferase: MSDVLLDDGTVAVVRPVRPDDREALGRLHDGVSDGSFRFRFFALGRRLGQEYVAHLFSDTPPAIALVALVRGRVVALATAERIDPATAEVAFLVADDHRGHGLGALLLEHLAAAGRDLGVRRFTADVLAENGAMTQVFRAAGFTVERVTEQGVVEVRMSTAASAAAVAAADRREITSEVRSLSALSRPAGVAVVGARRDGVGIGAAVLGSVVRGGFTGSLVAVHPTAAEVAGVPAVARVADAPGPVDLVVVAVPTPAVAAVLLDAAAAGARAVVVVSSGFAETGPAGAEQQRELVRLARSHSIRLVGPNCLGVVANDPAVRLNATFTDLVPPVGGLAVASQSGGVGVALLDVARRTGLGVRSFVSLGNKADVSGNDLLCAWMDDPEVTAAALYLESFGNAPKLARLARRFSETKPLLLVSGGRSAGGRRAGASHTAATATSSTAVDALAGHAGVVVCRSVEEVAATALVLTEQPYPAGPRVAVVTNAGGAGVLAADAADGAGLVVAPFTDDLRGRLDAVAPGLAGATNPVDLGAGAEPGLLAAVVEQVLASDEVDALLVVLVETLVADPGPLAAALADARATRPGVPVLLVTIGTGGDVPRVPGVTSLGGVPEAVDALARASRYAGWLAVPRTDPAPPDESRATVARGLAGHGAGWLDLEATRRLLAPYGLDPEGVPASGPAGAVAAAVLAGFPVALKVGDPRVVHKSDRGLVRTGLTSPTEVSAAAAAFGSELGVPADTVDVVVQPMARGVELALGMVRDPTFGPLVMVAAGGTTTDLLDDRVFLLPPLDPGAVARAIRSLRAWPLLDGYRGAPRADVTALERAVTALGALASEVPEVAELDLNPVLVDVDGVHLVDVKLRLDGATTPDPGVPRRLRQTS; encoded by the coding sequence GTGAGCGACGTCCTCCTGGACGACGGCACGGTGGCCGTGGTCCGCCCGGTACGTCCGGACGACCGCGAGGCGCTGGGGCGGCTGCACGACGGCGTCTCGGACGGCAGCTTCCGGTTCCGGTTCTTCGCCCTCGGGCGCCGCCTGGGCCAGGAGTACGTCGCGCACCTCTTCTCCGACACCCCGCCCGCGATCGCCCTCGTCGCGCTGGTCCGGGGCCGGGTCGTCGCGCTGGCCACCGCCGAGCGGATCGACCCCGCCACCGCGGAGGTCGCGTTCCTGGTCGCCGACGACCACCGCGGCCACGGGCTCGGCGCGCTCCTGCTGGAGCACCTCGCCGCGGCCGGCCGGGACCTCGGCGTGCGCCGCTTCACCGCCGACGTGCTCGCCGAGAACGGGGCGATGACCCAGGTCTTCCGCGCGGCCGGCTTCACCGTCGAGCGGGTGACCGAGCAGGGCGTGGTCGAGGTGCGGATGTCGACCGCCGCGTCGGCGGCCGCCGTCGCGGCGGCGGACCGGCGCGAGATCACCTCGGAGGTCCGGTCCCTCTCGGCCCTCTCCCGGCCCGCCGGGGTGGCCGTCGTCGGGGCGCGCCGCGACGGCGTCGGCATCGGCGCCGCGGTCCTCGGGTCGGTCGTCCGGGGCGGCTTCACCGGGTCGCTCGTCGCGGTGCACCCCACCGCCGCCGAGGTCGCCGGCGTCCCGGCGGTCGCGCGCGTGGCCGACGCACCCGGGCCCGTCGACCTCGTCGTCGTGGCGGTGCCGACCCCGGCCGTCGCCGCGGTGCTGCTCGACGCCGCGGCCGCCGGGGCCCGCGCGGTCGTGGTCGTCTCCTCCGGCTTCGCCGAGACCGGCCCCGCCGGGGCCGAGCAGCAGCGCGAGCTGGTCCGGCTGGCCCGCTCCCACAGCATCCGGCTGGTGGGGCCGAACTGCCTCGGGGTGGTGGCCAACGACCCCGCCGTCCGGCTCAACGCCACCTTCACCGACCTGGTGCCCCCGGTCGGCGGGCTCGCCGTCGCCTCGCAGTCGGGCGGCGTGGGCGTGGCGCTGCTCGACGTCGCCCGACGCACCGGCCTGGGCGTGCGGAGCTTCGTCTCCCTCGGCAACAAGGCCGACGTGTCCGGCAACGACCTGCTCTGCGCGTGGATGGACGACCCGGAGGTCACGGCGGCGGCGCTGTACCTCGAGTCCTTCGGCAACGCCCCCAAGCTGGCCCGCCTGGCGCGCCGCTTCTCCGAGACCAAGCCGCTCCTGCTCGTCTCCGGCGGGCGCTCCGCCGGCGGTCGGCGCGCGGGCGCCTCCCACACCGCTGCCACCGCCACGTCCTCGACCGCGGTGGACGCCCTCGCCGGTCACGCCGGCGTGGTCGTGTGCCGCTCCGTGGAGGAGGTGGCGGCGACGGCGCTGGTGCTGACCGAGCAGCCGTACCCGGCGGGCCCGCGGGTCGCCGTCGTCACCAACGCCGGCGGCGCCGGGGTGCTGGCCGCCGACGCGGCCGACGGGGCCGGTCTGGTCGTCGCCCCGTTCACCGACGACCTCCGGGGCCGGCTCGACGCCGTCGCCCCGGGCCTGGCCGGCGCGACCAACCCGGTCGACCTCGGGGCCGGCGCCGAGCCCGGTCTGCTGGCCGCCGTGGTGGAGCAGGTGCTGGCCTCGGACGAGGTGGACGCCCTGCTGGTCGTCCTCGTCGAGACCCTCGTCGCCGACCCCGGCCCGCTGGCCGCGGCCCTCGCGGACGCCCGGGCCACGCGTCCGGGCGTGCCGGTCCTGCTGGTCACGATCGGGACCGGTGGCGACGTCCCCCGCGTCCCGGGCGTCACGTCGCTGGGCGGGGTCCCCGAGGCGGTCGACGCGCTGGCCCGGGCGAGCCGGTACGCCGGGTGGCTGGCGGTCCCCCGAACCGACCCCGCGCCGCCCGACGAGTCGCGGGCGACCGTGGCGCGTGGCCTGGCCGGGCACGGGGCCGGGTGGCTCGACCTGGAGGCGACCCGACGGCTGCTCGCGCCGTACGGCCTGGACCCCGAGGGCGTGCCTGCCAGCGGTCCCGCCGGCGCGGTGGCGGCCGCCGTCCTGGCCGGCTTCCCCGTCGCGCTGAAGGTCGGCGACCCCCGCGTGGTGCACAAGTCGGACCGCGGCCTGGTGCGGACCGGGCTGACCTCGCCGACGGAGGTGTCCGCGGCCGCCGCGGCGTTCGGCAGCGAGCTGGGCGTGCCTGCCGACACCGTCGACGTGGTGGTGCAGCCGATGGCCCGGGGCGTCGAGCTGGCCCTCGGCATGGTCCGCGACCCCACCTTCGGCCCGCTCGTGATGGTCGCCGCGGGCGGCACCACCACCGACCTGCTGGACGACCGGGTGTTCCTGCTGCCCCCGCTCGACCCGGGCGCCGTCGCGCGGGCGATCCGGTCGCTGCGGGCCTGGCCCCTGCTGGACGGCTACCGCGGCGCGCCCCGGGCCGACGTGACCGCCCTCGAGCGGGCCGTGACCGCCCTCGGGGCGCTGGCCTCGGAGGTGCCGGAGGTCGCCGAGCTCGACCTCAACCCCGTCCTGGTCGACGTGGACGGGGTGCACCTGGTCGACGTGAAGCTGCGCCTCGACGGCGCCACCACGCCCGACCCGGGTGTCCCCCGTCGACTGCGGCAGACCTCGTGA
- the chrA gene encoding chromate efflux transporter — protein sequence MAPSSPPPPVRDVVPLREAARAWFAISLQTFGGPAGQIAVMQRTLVEEKRWIGQQRFLFALSYCTLLPGPEAQQLATYVGWLLNGVRGALVAGILFILPGVVSLLVLSGIYVAFGDTTVVESLFLGLAPAVIAIVAQAVVRVARKGLTHPALVALAVAAFLALTLFSVPFPAVVAAAALVGWLLGRVLPGVGRPSGAVADDGPAPLISDDALHTERPSGRRATVVLAVGLTLWAAPVVLAGLVFGRSSIYVDQGLFFSGAAVVTFGGAYAVLAYVAQQAVEVYGWLAPGEMVRGLALAETTPGPLIMVVQFVAFVGAYRAPGELDPWVAAVLASLLVTWVTFVPCFLFILLGAPYVERLRGNRSLATALTGITAAVVGVIANLGVYFALHTLFAETDRVGAGPLDLELPVLDSVQWPAVAITGLGFALIFWRGWSVLRTLGACALTGVVVGLVLAAV from the coding sequence GTGGCCCCGTCGTCCCCGCCGCCCCCCGTCCGCGACGTGGTCCCGCTCCGCGAGGCCGCCCGGGCGTGGTTCGCCATCTCCCTGCAGACCTTCGGCGGCCCCGCCGGCCAGATCGCGGTGATGCAGCGCACCCTGGTCGAGGAGAAGCGGTGGATCGGCCAGCAGCGGTTCCTCTTCGCGCTGTCCTACTGCACCCTGCTGCCGGGCCCGGAGGCGCAGCAGCTGGCGACGTACGTCGGGTGGTTGCTCAACGGCGTCCGGGGCGCCCTGGTCGCCGGGATCCTGTTCATCCTCCCCGGGGTCGTCTCGCTGCTGGTGCTGTCGGGGATCTACGTCGCCTTCGGTGACACCACCGTGGTGGAGTCGCTGTTCCTGGGACTGGCGCCGGCGGTGATCGCGATCGTCGCCCAGGCCGTGGTCCGGGTCGCCCGGAAGGGCCTGACCCACCCGGCGCTGGTGGCCCTGGCGGTCGCCGCGTTCCTGGCCCTGACCCTGTTCTCGGTGCCCTTCCCCGCCGTCGTGGCCGCGGCGGCGCTCGTCGGATGGCTCCTCGGGCGGGTGCTCCCGGGTGTCGGCCGGCCGTCGGGGGCGGTCGCGGACGACGGCCCGGCGCCACTCATCAGCGACGACGCCCTCCACACCGAGCGGCCGTCGGGACGCCGCGCGACGGTGGTCCTCGCCGTCGGGCTCACGCTCTGGGCCGCGCCGGTCGTCCTGGCCGGGCTCGTCTTCGGGCGGTCCAGCATCTACGTCGACCAGGGCCTGTTCTTCTCCGGTGCGGCGGTGGTGACGTTCGGCGGTGCGTACGCGGTCCTGGCCTACGTCGCCCAGCAGGCCGTCGAGGTGTACGGCTGGCTGGCCCCGGGCGAGATGGTCCGCGGCCTGGCCCTGGCCGAGACCACCCCGGGGCCGCTGATCATGGTGGTGCAGTTCGTCGCGTTCGTCGGCGCCTACCGGGCGCCGGGGGAACTCGACCCGTGGGTGGCGGCGGTCCTGGCGTCGCTGCTGGTGACCTGGGTGACGTTCGTGCCGTGCTTCCTGTTCATCCTGCTGGGGGCGCCCTACGTCGAGCGTCTCCGCGGCAACCGGTCGCTCGCGACCGCGCTCACCGGCATCACCGCCGCCGTGGTCGGCGTCATCGCCAACCTCGGCGTCTACTTCGCGCTGCACACCCTCTTCGCCGAGACCGACCGCGTCGGGGCCGGCCCGCTCGACCTCGAGCTCCCGGTCCTGGACTCGGTCCAGTGGCCTGCGGTGGCCATCACCGGTCTGGGGTTCGCGCTGATCTTCTGGCGGGGCTGGTCGGTGCTGCGGACCCTCGGGGCGTGCGCGCTGACCGGGGTCGTCGTGGGGCTGGTGCTGGCAGCGGTCTGA
- a CDS encoding universal stress protein — MTTLTAPHVLSGSSAPPPGTVVVGIDGSVQSDRALDWAVLQARLEHRALTVVHAAHLSAAGETLWMGTPGTDLRAVVDDLRATGRSLLAAAEARAVRADPSLVVRSVLSTHDPRHALTALSGDADLTVVGSRGRGPVVSLLLGSVSVAVSRLATGTVVVVRGEERTRRPRCVVVDVDGTADSEAAVEVAYRIAAQRHLPLTALHVVDDDRFRRTGVHLVRDDDVADHRELLSESVAGMRERYPEVKDELVLERGVRDQQLIAASHRASLLVVAARRRGPVDDLVHDSVVTRVVEHAHCSVAVVAAGSPPG; from the coding sequence ATGACCACCCTCACCGCCCCTCACGTCCTGTCCGGCAGCAGCGCACCGCCGCCGGGCACCGTCGTCGTCGGGATCGACGGCTCGGTCCAGTCCGACCGGGCCCTGGACTGGGCGGTGCTGCAGGCGCGGCTCGAGCACCGCGCCCTGACCGTCGTGCACGCGGCGCACCTCAGCGCGGCGGGCGAGACCTTGTGGATGGGGACCCCCGGCACGGACCTGCGCGCCGTGGTGGACGACCTGCGCGCGACCGGCCGCTCCCTGCTGGCCGCGGCCGAGGCCCGCGCCGTGCGGGCCGACCCGTCGCTGGTGGTCCGGTCCGTCCTCAGCACGCACGACCCCCGCCACGCCCTCACCGCGCTGTCCGGGGACGCCGACCTCACGGTCGTGGGCTCGCGGGGCCGCGGTCCGGTCGTCAGCCTCCTGCTCGGATCCGTCAGCGTCGCGGTCAGCCGCCTCGCCACCGGCACCGTCGTGGTGGTGCGGGGCGAGGAGCGCACCCGTCGCCCCCGGTGCGTCGTGGTCGACGTCGACGGGACCGCGGACTCCGAGGCCGCGGTCGAGGTGGCCTACCGGATCGCGGCGCAGCGGCACCTTCCCCTGACCGCCCTGCACGTCGTCGACGACGACCGTTTCCGCCGGACCGGGGTGCACCTGGTCCGCGACGACGACGTCGCAGACCACCGGGAGCTGTTGTCGGAGTCCGTCGCCGGCATGCGCGAGCGGTACCCCGAGGTGAAGGACGAGCTGGTCCTCGAGCGGGGCGTGCGTGACCAGCAGCTGATCGCTGCCTCGCACCGCGCCTCCCTCCTGGTCGTCGCGGCGCGACGCCGGGGTCCGGTGGACGACCTCGTGCACGACTCGGTCGTCACGAGGGTGGTCGAGCACGCGCACTGCAGCGTCGCGGTGGTCGCGGCCGGGTCGCCCCCCGGCTGA
- a CDS encoding pyridoxamine 5'-phosphate oxidase family protein, whose protein sequence is MAGRSLGARPALEQLDADTCRALLGSRSFGRICLVVDDRVVVVVTTYLLQDTQLRFRAAAFGPAARRASERPVTFQVDDAQGGEPPTWSVTVAGVPQRVQEAAVLASLWSAPRTQPWEAGLTSQWLTLGTDDVQGRRVHRAA, encoded by the coding sequence GTGGCGGGCCGCAGCCTAGGGGCCCGCCCGGCCCTGGAACAGCTCGACGCGGACACCTGCCGGGCGCTCCTGGGGTCACGGTCCTTCGGCCGGATCTGCCTCGTCGTCGACGACCGGGTGGTCGTGGTGGTGACGACCTACCTGCTGCAGGACACACAGCTGCGGTTCCGGGCGGCCGCCTTCGGGCCCGCGGCCCGCCGTGCCAGCGAGCGCCCGGTGACCTTCCAGGTCGACGACGCGCAGGGCGGCGAGCCCCCCACCTGGTCGGTCACCGTCGCCGGCGTCCCGCAGCGGGTGCAGGAGGCGGCCGTCCTGGCCTCGCTGTGGTCGGCACCCCGTACGCAGCCGTGGGAGGCCGGCCTCACCTCCCAGTGGCTGACCCTGGGCACCGACGACGTCCAGGGCCGTCGGGTCCACCGCGCGGCCTGA
- a CDS encoding phosphoketolase, with translation MTTALDPDRAVLPEPPRLPDLTGRDAEVVDAWWRAAMYLTVAQIYLQENALLREPLLAAHIKPRLLGHWGTSPGLALVYAHASRLVRETGQRAVYLAGPGHGGPALVAASWLEGTWSETYPDLTRDAAGLRRLVRQFSTPGGIPSHVSVTTPGSIHEGGELGYVLLHAFGAVMDDPGLLAVAVVGDGEAETGPLEGSWKGISFLDPVRDGAVLPVLHLNGAKISGPTVLGRKDPAEVRALLSGHGYEVLEVEGSDLPGMHHRFAAALATAWQRIRDIQQAARTGEWDGTRPRWPMIVLRSPKGWTGPHEVDGVLVEGTFRSHQVPLSRVREDPAHLAMLERWLRSYRPEELFDAAGRPTTTLQDPVGDLRLSAAPAANGGATTRALALRDLRAYAVDVPAPGVVRQESTRRLGRMLRDVYVDNPTSFRLFCPDETTSNRLGDVLDVSDRAFAERVEPEDDHLAHAGRVMEVLSEHSCHGWLEGYTLTGRHGLFATYEAFAMVSASQTVQHMKWLEEAAALPWRAPVPSLNLLLTSTAWRNDHNGFSHQGPGLLQVVLTHRGSVTRIYLPPDANCLLAVAEHCLGSRSYVNLVVIDKQPQLQWLDLDAAAAHCAAGAGTWAWAGHDPGPEEPDVVLACAGDTPTLETVAAAQILRERLPRLRTRVVNVVDLMSLSPDHPHALAETHFRELFTDTVDVVFAFHGFPGAVHQLVHGRPAPGRFHVRGFIEQGTTTTPFDMTVLNRISRFHLVIEAIERARTTPPGAQAVVDWCHERLAEHHAYVREHFEDLPAIRDWSLEG, from the coding sequence ATGACGACGGCCCTCGACCCGGACCGCGCGGTCCTGCCCGAGCCCCCGCGGCTCCCCGACCTGACCGGGCGTGACGCCGAGGTGGTCGACGCGTGGTGGCGCGCGGCGATGTACCTGACGGTCGCCCAGATCTACCTCCAGGAGAACGCGCTGCTGCGCGAGCCGCTGCTGGCCGCGCACATCAAGCCCCGCCTCCTCGGGCACTGGGGCACCAGCCCGGGGCTGGCCCTGGTCTACGCCCACGCCTCACGCCTGGTCCGGGAGACCGGTCAGCGCGCGGTCTACCTGGCCGGGCCCGGCCACGGCGGTCCCGCGCTCGTCGCCGCGTCCTGGCTGGAGGGGACGTGGAGCGAGACGTACCCCGACCTGACCCGTGACGCCGCCGGGCTGCGACGCCTGGTCCGACAGTTCTCCACGCCCGGCGGGATCCCGAGCCACGTCTCGGTGACCACCCCGGGGTCGATCCACGAGGGCGGCGAGCTCGGCTACGTGCTGCTGCACGCCTTCGGGGCCGTGATGGACGACCCCGGCCTGCTGGCCGTCGCCGTCGTGGGGGACGGCGAGGCCGAGACCGGCCCCCTCGAGGGGTCGTGGAAGGGGATCTCCTTCCTCGACCCGGTCCGTGACGGGGCCGTGCTGCCGGTGCTGCACCTCAACGGGGCCAAGATCAGCGGCCCCACCGTGCTGGGCCGCAAGGACCCCGCCGAGGTGCGCGCCCTGCTGAGCGGGCACGGCTACGAGGTCCTCGAGGTCGAGGGCTCCGACCTGCCCGGCATGCACCACCGGTTCGCCGCGGCGCTGGCCACCGCCTGGCAGCGGATCCGCGACATCCAGCAGGCCGCGCGGACCGGGGAGTGGGACGGGACCCGGCCGCGGTGGCCGATGATCGTGCTCCGGTCCCCGAAGGGCTGGACCGGCCCGCACGAGGTCGACGGCGTCCTGGTCGAGGGCACGTTCCGCTCCCACCAGGTGCCCCTGTCCCGGGTGCGCGAGGACCCCGCGCACCTCGCGATGCTGGAGCGGTGGCTGCGGTCGTACCGGCCCGAGGAGCTCTTCGACGCCGCCGGACGCCCCACCACGACGCTCCAGGACCCCGTCGGGGACCTGCGGCTGAGCGCCGCGCCGGCCGCCAACGGCGGCGCCACCACCCGGGCGCTGGCGCTGCGGGACCTGAGGGCGTACGCCGTCGACGTCCCGGCCCCCGGCGTGGTCCGGCAGGAGTCGACCCGCCGGCTGGGGCGGATGCTGCGCGACGTCTACGTCGACAACCCGACCAGCTTCCGGCTCTTCTGCCCCGACGAGACCACCAGCAACCGGCTGGGCGACGTCCTGGACGTCTCCGACCGTGCCTTCGCCGAACGGGTCGAGCCCGAGGACGACCACCTCGCCCACGCCGGGCGGGTGATGGAGGTGCTCTCCGAGCACAGCTGCCACGGCTGGCTGGAGGGCTACACCCTCACCGGCCGGCACGGCCTGTTCGCGACCTACGAGGCCTTCGCGATGGTCAGCGCCTCCCAGACCGTCCAGCACATGAAGTGGCTCGAGGAGGCCGCGGCGCTGCCCTGGCGGGCACCGGTGCCGAGCCTCAACCTGCTGCTCACCTCGACCGCCTGGCGCAACGATCACAACGGCTTCTCCCACCAGGGCCCCGGCCTGCTGCAGGTCGTGCTGACCCACCGCGGCTCGGTCACCCGGATCTACCTCCCGCCGGACGCCAACTGCCTGCTCGCGGTCGCCGAGCACTGCCTGGGCTCGCGCTCGTACGTGAACCTGGTGGTCATCGACAAGCAGCCGCAGCTGCAGTGGCTCGACCTCGACGCCGCGGCCGCGCACTGCGCCGCCGGCGCGGGGACCTGGGCCTGGGCCGGGCACGACCCCGGTCCTGAGGAGCCCGACGTCGTCCTGGCCTGCGCGGGGGACACCCCGACCCTGGAGACCGTCGCGGCGGCGCAGATCCTGCGGGAACGGCTGCCGCGGCTGCGCACCCGGGTGGTCAACGTCGTCGACCTGATGTCGCTGAGCCCCGACCACCCGCACGCCCTGGCCGAGACCCACTTCCGCGAGCTCTTCACCGACACCGTCGACGTGGTCTTCGCCTTCCACGGGTTCCCGGGCGCGGTCCACCAGCTGGTCCACGGCCGTCCCGCCCCGGGGCGCTTCCACGTCCGGGGGTTCATCGAGCAGGGCACCACGACCACCCCGTTCGACATGACGGTGCTGAACCGGATCTCGCGCTTCCACCTCGTCATCGAGGCGATCGAGCGGGCCCGTACGACGCCGCCCGGCGCGCAGGCCGTCGTGGACTGGTGCCACGAGCGGCTGGCCGAGCACCACGCGTACGTGCGCGAGCACTTCGAGGACCTCCCGGCGATCCGGGACTGGAGCCTCGAGGGCTGA
- a CDS encoding HNH endonuclease signature motif containing protein, which translates to MATDNDTTTAHPVPAGVRALSASVTALAERPLFALDAATTRQTIVALSELKSRLAAYEYAVLAHAEEVQVGADTGCTSTGVWAANATRSPKNVTAAQVKLATALESRWHRVRDALADGVMNPDQVRVVVNALEDLPDDLDAALLVQAEEALVAYAVEFAPTELKQLGAHILTLIAPQVGEEIDRKRLEAAEAKAAQKRRFTLSFDGHGTAHGRFTIPEVQGQMLQKLLHGFAAPGHVNCTSASDDPEGGKREWVKGRPSAQKLGEAFCELIENYPRTSAPKVGGTSATVVVATFLKDLQDGLGTATLDTGGEMTVAQVRRLACEAEIIPVVLGGDGEILDLGDGKRLFSTPQRIAIALRDTTCTARGCDWPAYLCHFHHDTWVSKGGKTDLKDGRLLCPHHHARAHDPTYDMTVHADNEVTFHRRT; encoded by the coding sequence ATGGCCACCGACAACGACACCACCACCGCACACCCCGTGCCGGCCGGTGTCCGCGCCCTGTCGGCGAGCGTGACGGCGTTGGCGGAGCGGCCGCTGTTCGCGTTGGACGCCGCCACCACCCGGCAGACGATCGTGGCCCTGTCCGAGCTGAAGTCGCGCCTCGCGGCCTACGAGTACGCCGTCCTGGCCCACGCCGAGGAGGTCCAGGTCGGCGCCGACACCGGCTGCACCTCCACCGGTGTCTGGGCCGCCAACGCCACCCGCTCGCCGAAGAACGTCACCGCCGCCCAGGTGAAGCTGGCCACCGCCCTGGAGTCCCGGTGGCACCGTGTGCGGGACGCGCTGGCCGACGGTGTCATGAACCCCGATCAGGTCCGGGTCGTGGTGAACGCGTTGGAGGACCTCCCCGACGACCTCGACGCAGCCCTCCTGGTCCAGGCCGAGGAGGCACTGGTCGCCTACGCCGTCGAGTTCGCTCCCACCGAGCTCAAGCAGCTCGGCGCGCACATCCTGACCCTGATCGCACCGCAGGTCGGTGAGGAGATCGACCGCAAGAGGCTCGAAGCCGCTGAGGCGAAGGCCGCGCAGAAGCGCAGGTTCACGCTGTCGTTCGACGGGCACGGCACCGCGCACGGGCGGTTCACGATCCCCGAAGTCCAAGGGCAGATGCTGCAGAAGCTCCTCCACGGGTTCGCTGCCCCTGGCCACGTCAACTGCACCTCCGCCAGCGACGACCCCGAGGGTGGGAAGCGGGAGTGGGTCAAGGGCCGCCCGTCGGCGCAGAAGCTGGGTGAGGCGTTCTGCGAGCTCATCGAGAACTACCCCCGCACGAGCGCACCGAAGGTCGGGGGAACGTCCGCGACGGTCGTGGTCGCGACGTTCCTCAAGGATCTCCAGGACGGCCTCGGGACCGCCACCCTGGACACCGGTGGGGAGATGACGGTCGCGCAGGTCCGGCGTCTGGCGTGCGAGGCCGAGATCATCCCGGTCGTCCTCGGCGGCGACGGGGAGATCCTCGACCTCGGCGACGGCAAGCGGTTGTTCTCCACCCCGCAACGGATCGCGATCGCGCTGCGTGACACGACGTGCACCGCCAGAGGCTGTGACTGGCCCGCCTACCTGTGCCATTTCCATCACGACACCTGGGTCTCCAAGGGTGGCAAGACCGACCTCAAGGACGGGCGGCTGCTGTGTCCGCACCACCACGCCCGCGCCCACGACCCCACCTACGACATGACCGTCCACGCCGACAACGAGGTCACCTTCCACCGACGGACATAA